The following are encoded together in the Pygocentrus nattereri isolate fPygNat1 chromosome 3, fPygNat1.pri, whole genome shotgun sequence genome:
- the rrnad1 gene encoding protein RRNAD1, translating to MSATFSEQQQKDLAKRIASFLSRYKHISDSYIIEFFSENLWETLPEGWQRALSDLTAPQVADLLLDKDIRNRTYSSVWPLSLLALRATAHTLAFPRTPPGHQVQDTVGLLKPEEFISNRSQSSLLGHIFRKHVKPKKQHEIRKLGTLVKQLCDQTLCTNVVDVGSGQGHLTRFLSFGLGLDVTGIEADPNLVSMASRFDGQLLLTLAKENHKTGMSQLSTAGPAPQHVLGWVNPRATWEVFLQQLSKGGEESESYPGTVGLCKKRQRVSVSDQGPEVERELVHGSQHLCTEECSSAADTEERQSPSLLHQHDGDNSHHVTQSLAVRAEPLFHSNSVLNQLCKGDSLNESPVRAMPNITSGWTSAIYPDVHSCNKRPNRSDFVLTGLHACGDLSATLLRHFVNCPHVQAITSVACCYMKITTKENPTPPGVVPPPLSDNSKDASQSFGYPMSEWVKGLAQHELSYKAREGACHAVEDYIHRLREESALLKTHCYRAALESIIRAERPHLRRAGIQTIKKAHMLAFSEYARLGLPRVGLPADLPFDHVSVENMLEQQGRVVVYFSLALLLAPVVETLVLLDRMLFLQERGFQSQLVPLFDSALSPRNLVLVAVKPKADGEETH from the exons ATGTCGGCCACGTTTtcagagcagcagcagaaggATTTGGCCAAGAGGATCGCATCTTTCCTATCCAGATACAAGCACATATCCGACTCCTACATCATT GAGTTTTTCAGTGAGAACCTCTGGGAGACATTGCCAGAAGGATGGCAGAGAGCTCTGAGTGATCTGACAGCACCTCAGGTTGCAGATCTGCTACTGGACAAGGACATCCGCAACAGAAC ttATTCCTCTGTCTGGCCTCTATCTTTACTTGCACTTCGAGCCACGGCTCACACACTAGCCTTTCCACGCACACCTCCAGGCCACCAAGTGCAGGACACAGTGGGTCTCCTGAAACCAGAGGAGTTTATTTCCAACAGAAGCCAGAGCTCTTTGCTTGGTCACATCTTCCGAAAACATGTGAAGCCCAAGAAACAGCATGAGATTCGCAAGCTTGGAACA TTGGTTAAGCAGCTGTGTGACCAAACTCTGTGTACCAATGTAGTTGATGTTGGATCTGGGCAG GGCCATTTGACCCGTTTCCTATCCTTTGGACTCGGTCTAGATGTTACTGGTATTGAAGCTGATCCCAACTTAGTTTCTATGGCTTCCAGATTTGATGGACAGCTCTTGTTGACACTGGCCAAAGAGAATCATAAG ACTGGCATGTCTCAGCTCTCAACAGCTGGTCCTGCACCTCAGCATGTGCTTGGCTGGGTCAACCCTAGAGCCACCTGGGAGGTCTTCCTCCAGCAGCTGAGCAAAGggggagaagaaagtgagagtTATCCAGGCACAGTTGGACTGTGTAAAAAGAGACAACGAGTATCAGTGTCAGACCAGGGACCTGAGGTTGAAAGGGAGCTTGTTCATGGAAGCCAACACTTGTGCACTGAAGAATGCAGCTCAGCAGCTGATACTGAAGAGAGACAGTCTCCATCTCTTCTTCACCAACACGATGGAGATAACTCTCACCATGTTACCCAGTCACTCGCTGTGAGAGCAGAGCCTCTCTTTCACAGTAATTCTGTTTTAAACCAACTCTGTAAGGGGGACTCTTTGAATGAGTCACCTGTACGTGCTATGCCCAACATTACCTCTGGATGGACTTCAGCCATATACCCCGATGTCCATTCTTGTAATAAAAGACCCAACAGATCAGATTTTGTCCTGACTGGGCTTCACGCTTGTGGAGACCTTAGTGCTACTCTCCTCCGTCATTTTGTTAACTGCCCCCATGTTCAAGCAATCACCTCTGTAGCATGCTGCTATATGAAGATCACTACCAAGGAGAACCCCACTCCTCCTGGAGTTGTCCCACCTCCTCTCTCTGACAACTCAAAAGATGCATCACAGTCCTTTGGTTACCcaatgagtgagtgggtgaaaGGGTTGGCTCAGCATGAGCTGTCTTATAAAGCTCGAGAGGGGGCATGCCATGCAGTAGAAGACTATATCCATAGACTAAGAGAGGAAAGTGCGTTGCTGAAAACACATTGCTATAGAGCAGCACTGGAGAGCATCATAAGAGCAGAGAGGCCTCACCTGCGCAGAGCTGGCATCCAGACCATCAAAAAAGCCCATATGCTGGCATTCTCAGA GTATGCCCGTTTGGGACTGCCCCGTGTAGGTCTGCCTGCTGACCTACCCTTTGACCATGTCAGTGTGGAAAACATGCTGGAGCAGCAGGGGAGAGTGGTGGTGTATTTTAGCCTGGCTCTGCTGTTGGCTCCAGTGGTGGAGACCCTGGTGCtgctggacagaatgttgtttCTGCAGGAGAGAG GTTTTCAGAGCCAACTAGTTCCTCTGTTTGATTCAGCCCTTTCCCCTCGAAACCTTGTGTTGGTGGCAGTAAAACCAAAAGCAGATGGAGAAGAGACTCATTAG
- the tlr18 gene encoding toll-like receptor 18 has product MADVRIFTFLSLVFGFQASFFILPVRSELSCRIFADQRTANCQGLRLQRVPVEQLPSSLEVVDLSYNIIHVIRNMDFVGLPLLRVLLLQFNNISVIEDKAFQENLLLEDVNIFNNSLTVIPSKALAPLSRLKNLEMSNNLYSEATLDDAFLNFRKLKVLSMGGPVVGILKKGDLDVLQNVSLEKFAIKTGSSLDVYEPGYLKNIHTNNMWLDMAIDNRTYVLPMILKDLANKTFVVLRFRNLFEFKYYTDKEDIFYGLKYINSQQLIFYRGKFNEELLRMALINLQKSPIKNLGLLFIDFARSQIFVNSQQASSVTNLVLERLYLSDISNPDILRFDWRFTWLNKIRHLHIHNVNFNTVPCDAWEEMRGVEILDISKNQLKDSYLFNQQCNYRETMPSLHTFNLSNNQLTSFGSFAALAGEFKHLQTIDISYNKIGSEGNNICSWKQNITTVIADHNTLVIDSFKCLPTTVLYLDLSYCNLDQLDMDYFRKAIGLKEVYLSGNKIKFIPSGWRSPNLKSLALDGNSFGLISMSSFKGMPNLARLKAGNNPYHCTCDLHTFIQETTVKGKVQITDWPENYKCYYPADLLNTMVSQYFPGHVACDIRLVIVISVVTTAAVVLAIMLLCYVFSIPWYAKATYQIIRAKYRAHKEGAGLSMDYTFHAFISYSHSDADWVRDKLLPCLENSRPPYRICIHERDFMPGKWIIDNIIENIENSQKVIFVLSRHFVNSEWCNYELYFAQQRAIGKTLRDVILVVKEPIDPKSLPSKYCKLKKMLNTKTYLEWPEQPKQQAFFWAQLRSVLGKPNLIKEHSVTEHRRASRLSRISVIELPVENQGSVDVQPKIDTDPGAEVNPQTIGETGNLPENKDLKIPLKQLAVIVAENMVSQLESAMESLIKVFHTYSSKEGDKYKLSKVELKSLLQGELSDFLAASKDPLVVEKIMSDLDENRDGEVDFQEFVVLVAALTVACNDFFVESMKN; this is encoded by the exons ATGGCTGATGTGAGAATATTTACTTTTCTCAGTCTTGTGTTTGGCTTCCAAGCATCTTTTTTCATCTTACCAGTCAGAAGTGAACTGTCCTGTCGGATATTTGCTGACCAGCGCACAGCTAACTGCCAAGGCCTTCGACTGCAGCGTGTCCCTGTGGAGCAGCTGCCTTCCTCTCTAGAGGTGGTAGATCTTTCCTATAACATTATCCATGTTATCCGAAATATGGACTTTGTTGGGCTGCCTCTCCTACGGGTCCTCTTGCTTCAGTTTAACAACATATCTGTAATTGAGGATAAAGCCTTTCAGGAAAATCTGCTACTGGAAGATGTAAATATCTTCAACAACTCATTGACGGTTATTCCATCAAAAGCTCTGGCACCACTCAGCAGGCTTAAAAACTTGGAAATGTCAAATAACCTCTACTCTGAGGCCACTCTGGATGATGCATTTTTGAATTTCAGGAAACTAAAAGTACTGTCCATGGGTGGCCCTGTTGTTGGTATTTTGAAAAAGGGGGATCTTGATGTGTTACAGAATGTATCTCTGGAAAAGTTTGCCATCAAAACTGGTTCAAGTCTCGATGTTTATGAACCAGGGTATCTGAAGAACATCCATACAAACAATATGTGGCTTGATATGGCCATAGATAACAGAACATATGTACTCCCTATGATTTTAAAAGACCttgcaaacaaaacatttgtggTTCTCCGTTTTCGCAATCTTTTTGAGTTTAAGTATTACACCGACAAAGAGGACATTTTCTATGGCTTGAAGTATATTAACTCCCAGCAACTGATTTTTTATCGAGGGAAATTCAATGAGGAACTCCTGAGAATGGCCCTTATTAATTTGCAAAAAAGTCCAATTAAAAATTTAGGACTTCTGTTCATCGACTTTGCCAGGTCACAGATATTTGTGAATAGTCAGCAGGCATCCAGTGTGACAAATCTAGTGCTGGAAAGGTTGTATCTCTC GGACATCAGCAACCCAGACATCCTGCGCTTTGACTGGCGTTTTACATGGCTTAACAAGATCCGTCACCTGCATATACACAATGTCAACTTTAACACTGTGCCCTGTGATGCATGGGAGGAGATGAGGGGGGTTGAAATCCTAGATATCTCCAAAAACCAATTGAAGGACAGTTATCTCTTTAACCAGCAGTGTAACTACAGAGAAACAATGCCATCGCTTCACACCTTTAACCTCAGCAATAATCAACTGACCAGCTTCGGTTCTTTTGCAGCTCTCGCTGGGGAGTTCAAACATCTGCAAACAATTGATATAAGTTACAATAAGATAGGCTCTGAAGGTAATAACATCTGCTCTTGGAAACAAAACATCACTACTGTCATTGCTGATCACAATACATTGGTTATTGACAGCTTTAAATGTCTCCCCACCACTGTGTTGTACCTTGATCTTTCATACTGTAATCTAGACCAGTTAGACATGGACTACTTTAGAAAGGCCATTGGTCTGAAGGAGGTTTACCTCAGTGGTAACAAAATTAAATTCATTCCCTCTGGTTGGAGGAGCCCTAATCTGAAGTCACTAGCTTTGGATGGAAACTCCTTTGGGCTTATTAGTATGAGTTCTTTTAAGGGAATGCCTAACCTGGCACGACTCAAGGCAGGTAACAATCCTTACCACTGCACCTGTGATCTCCACACCTTTATACAGGAGACCACTGTCAAGGGTAAAGTCCAAATCACAGACTGGCCAGAGAACTACAAGTGCTACTATCCAGCAGATCTGCTTAATACAATGGTATCTCAGTATTTCCCAGGTCATGTTGCCTGTGATATCAGACTTGTCATTGTTATCTCTGTAGTCACCACTGCAGCTGTTGTGCTGGCTATCATGTTATTGTGCTATGTATTTAGTATACCCTGGTATGCTAAAGCTACATACCAGATCATCAGGGCCAAGTACAGGGCTCATAAAGAAGGAGCAGGGCTGTCTATGGACTACACCTTTCATGCCTTCATCTCATATAGCCACTCAGATGCTGACTGGGTAAGGGACAAGCTACTGCCATGTCTGGAGAACAGCAGACCCCCTTACCGTATTTGCATCCATGAAAGGGACTTCATGCCAGGAAAGTGGATCATCGATAACATAATTGAGAACATTGAAAACAGTCAGAAG GTCATCTTTGTGCTGTCACGGCATTTTGTGAACAGCGAGTGGTGCAACTATGAACTCTACTTTGCCCAGCAACGAGCTATTGGCAAGACCTTAAGGGATGTCATCCTGGTGGTGAAGGAGCCCATCGATCCAAAATCTCTGCCCAGCAAGTACTGTAAACTCAAAAAGATGCTGAATACCAAAACATATTTGGAGTGGCCTGAACAGCCTAAACAGCAGGCCTTCTTCTGGGCTCAGCTGAGGAGCGTCCTGGGAAAGCCGAATCTCATAAAAGAGCACTCAGTCACTGAACATAGACGTGCCTCCAGACTGAGCAGAATATCAGTGATTGAGCTTCCAGTGGAGAACCAGGGGTCTGTAGATGTTCAGCCCAAAATAGATACAGATCCAGGAGCAGAGGTCAATCCTCAGACCATAGGAGAAACTGGAAATCTTCCAGAGAACAAGGATCTCAAGATACCACTGAAACAGTTGGCC GTCATCGTGGCAGAAAACATGGTTTCTCAGCTGGAAAGTGCGATGGAAAGCCTTATAAAAGTGTTCCACACCTACTCTTCCAAAGAGGGGGACAAATACAAACTCAGTAAAGTGGAGCTGAAGAGTCTTCTTCAGGGAGAACTAAGTGACTTCTTAGCA GCAAGTAAAGATCCACTGGTTGTGGAGAAGATAATGTCTGACCTGGATGAGAACCGGGATGGGGAGGTCGACTTCCAGGAGTTTGTAGTTCTAGTTGCAGCACTTACTGTGGCATGTAATGATTTCTTTGTTGAGAGTATGAAAAACTGA
- the isg20l2 gene encoding interferon-stimulated 20 kDa exonuclease-like 2, which produces MSGIMLNLDFNGSSHDRRQMKPAGNAKHKRFVKRRRHLERRGLLNKKQNTDNFHKEGHRNNQWHKQNKREDNSKAGAVFPKFSSAQCELSMTSSHSVQANHGNCVAETDKEGVPSCSTFCRESTSALQRVVPSLGNPQKYIAIDCEMVGTGPKGHCSELARCSIVTYDGNVIYDKFIKPVNLVTDYRTRWSGIRKCDLYKATPFKQAQREILKILSGKVVVGHGVQNDFKVLHYSHPECLTRDTSRMPLLNQKAGLSEDRTASLKILTKLLFNKDIQVGKKGHSSVEDAKATMELYKLVELEWERTVASKSGH; this is translated from the exons ATGTCTGGAATAATGCTAAACCTGGACTTTAATGGCTCAAGCCATGATAGGAGACAAATGAAACCTGCTGGAAATGCCAAGCACAAGCGTTTTGTTAAGAGAAGGCGCCACTTGGAGAGGAGAGGTTTGCtgaataaaaagcaaaacacagaCAACTTTCACAAAGAGGGACACAGGAACAACCAATggcataaacaaaataaaagagagGACAATTCTAAAGCTGGTGCTGTTTTCCCCAAGTTCTCTAGCGCTCAGTGTGAACTGTCCATGACATCTTCCCACTCTGTGCAAGCCAACCACGGAAACTGCGTAGCAGAAACTGACAAGGAAGGAGTGCCTTCATGTTCAACATTTTGCAGAGAATCCACTTCAGCTCTGCAGAGAGTGGTACCAAGTCTCGGAAACCCTCAGAAATATATAGCCATTGACTGTGAGATGGTAGGAACAGGGCCCAAGGGGCATTGCAGTGAACTGGCCCGCTGCAGTATAGTCACCTATGATGGCAATGTGATATATGACAAGTTTATCAAGCCTGTTAATCTAGTCACTGATTACCGCACCCGTTGGAGTGGGATCAGGAAGTGCGATCTCTATAAGGCAACACCTTTCAAACAAGCCCAGAGAGAA ATTTTAAAGATCCTCTCAGGGAAGGTGGTTGTGGGTCATGGTGTTCAAAATGACTTCAAGGTTTTACACTATTCCCATCCTGAATGCCTTACACGAGATACTTCACGCATGCCATTACTGAATCAGAAAGCTGGACTGTCAGAGGACCGCACCGCCTCTCTGAAGATCCTGACAAAGCTTCTCTTCAACAAGGATATACAG GTGGGAAAAAAGGGCCACTCATCAGTAGAGGACGCAAAAGCCACCATGGAGCTTTACAAATTGGTAGAGTTGGAGTGGGAACGGACTGTGGCCTCTAAATCTGGACACTAG